In Bombina bombina isolate aBomBom1 chromosome 6, aBomBom1.pri, whole genome shotgun sequence, a single genomic region encodes these proteins:
- the GPR19 gene encoding probable G-protein coupled receptor 19: MVFARGMNSHMSHLILPTVLYPIPITNMTACPLSVGEPWAPGVFKDGTSGKRNNTMPGQLLFPGEIAAAGLVFGIIWIFSVFGNALVCLVIHRSRRTQSTTNYFVVSLACADLLLSVGSAPFTLFQVTSGRWALGSAMCKLVRYFHYLTPGVQIYVLLSICLDRFYTILYPLSFKVSREKAKRMIAASWLFDAAFVSPAFFFYDGVDGHCNFFPPPSWDGAAYGLAHLIVGFLVPSALIILFYQKVVKYIWRIGTDGLTVRRTMNIVPRTKVKTIKMFLMLNAIFLVSWLPYYVVQLWHPDESDQRQSCLVFLAVSWLSFGSSAAKPTLYSVYNANFRRGMKETFCMSSMKCYRSNAYTITTSSRMAKRNYVGICEIPVPAKTAVKESVYDSFDREAKEKKLAWPIDSNPPNTFV; encoded by the coding sequence ATGGTTTTTGCTCGTGGGATGAACTCCCATATGTCTCACCTTATCTTGCCCACCGTCTTGTACCCAATTCCGATTACCAACATGACTGCCTGTCCACTGTCAGTTGGAGAGCCCTGGGCACCTGGAGTCTTTAAAGATGGCACATCTGGAAAGCGGAACAACACTATGCCTGGCCAGCTACTCTTTCCTGGAGAAATTGCAGCTGCTGGACTTGTTTTTGGGATTATCTGGATCTTTTCAGTCTTTGGAAATGCTCTAGTGTGTCTCGTAATTCATCGAAGTAGGAGGACTCAGTCTACCACAAATTACTTTGTTGTGTCTTTGGCATGTGCTGACCTTCTGCTAAGTGTGGGCAGTGCTCCTTTCACCTTGTTCCAGGTCACTTCTGGACGCTGGGCATTAGGAAGTGCTATGTGCAAACTTGTGCGTTATTTTCACTACTTGACTCCAGGTGTTCAAATATACGTCCTTCTCTCCATTTGCCTTGACAGATTCTACACTATTTTGTATCCGCTGAGCTTCAAGGTATCTAGGGAGAAAGCCAAAAGGATGATAGCTGCCTCTTGGCTATTTGATGCTGCATTTGTATCTCCTGCTTTTTTCTTTTACGATGGAGTGGATGGCCATTGTAATTTCTTCCCTCCTCCCTCATGGGATGGCGCAGCTTATGGGTTGGCTCACCTCATAGTGGGCTTTTTGGTTCCCTCTGCACTTATTATCCTTTTTTATCAAAAGGTAGTAAAATACATTTGGCGTATTGGAACAGATGGACTTACTGTCAGACGCACCATGAATATTGTACCTAGGACCAAGGTCAAAACTATTAAGATGTTCCTAATGCTCAACGCCATTTTTTTGGTGTCCTGGTTACCCTACTATGTGGTACAGCTGTGGCATCCAGATGAGAGTGATCAGCGTCAGAGCTGCCTTGTGTTCTTGGCAGTTTCATGGTTGTCATTTGGATCTTCAGCTGCTAAACCTACCCTGTACTCTGTCTACAATGCCAATTTCCGACGTGGCATGAAGGAAACTTTTTGTATGTCTTCTATGAAATGCTACCGGAGCAATGCTTACACTATCACTACCAGCTCACGCATGGCCAAAAGGAACTATGTGGGCATTTGTGAAATTCCCGTACCAGCTAAAACTGCTGTGAAGGAATCTGTCTATGATTCCTTTGACCGGGAGGCCAAAGAGAAGAAGCTTGCTTGGCCTATTGATTCCAATCCTCCTAATACCTTTGTGTGA